A single genomic interval of Nonomuraea rubra harbors:
- a CDS encoding amidase translates to MHEVLRMDAVGQAEAVRNGLVSARELAEAAIARIEAADGELNAVIHRRFERALAELDAIPAGAPFRGVPILLKDLGWREAGEPYSAGSAVRDELVDAADGYGVVRLREAGFVLLGRTNTPEFGSTISTEPVAFGPTRNPYDPAYSAGGSSGGSAAAVAAGMVALATASDGGGSIRIPASLCGLVGLKPTRGRVSLGPALGEGWSGFSCPGFVTRSVRDTAAALDAVEGMRSGDPYGAPSLPGRLADEAGRDPGRLRIGFLTTHPRGDVPETPELTEAVTGAAVLLESLGHDVAPGGPHALAETDFPVHFGAIVADNLAAHVAALGELRGKPVELEELEPRNAAMVRAARGRSAADHLRSVQWMDGFRRRMAAWWDEGHDLLLMPSLGVAPFPLGWIPPDDLSLAFGRTAHAVSFTSPVNATGQPAVSLPLHRNAAGLPVGVQLVAAAGREDLLVRVAAQIEQVRPFEHLAMP, encoded by the coding sequence ATGCACGAGGTGCTGAGGATGGACGCCGTCGGCCAGGCCGAGGCGGTCAGGAACGGCCTGGTGTCGGCCAGGGAGCTGGCCGAGGCCGCGATCGCCCGCATCGAGGCCGCCGACGGGGAGCTGAACGCCGTCATCCACCGCCGCTTCGAGCGCGCGCTGGCCGAGCTCGACGCGATCCCGGCCGGCGCGCCCTTCCGCGGGGTGCCGATCCTGCTCAAGGACCTGGGCTGGCGGGAGGCGGGGGAGCCGTACAGCGCGGGCTCCGCCGTCCGCGACGAGCTGGTGGACGCCGCCGACGGGTACGGCGTCGTACGGCTGCGCGAGGCCGGGTTCGTGCTGCTCGGGCGGACGAACACGCCCGAGTTCGGCAGCACGATCAGCACGGAGCCGGTGGCGTTCGGGCCGACGCGGAACCCGTACGACCCGGCGTACTCGGCGGGCGGGTCCAGCGGCGGCTCGGCGGCGGCGGTGGCGGCCGGGATGGTCGCGCTGGCCACCGCGAGCGACGGCGGCGGGTCGATCCGCATCCCGGCGTCCCTGTGCGGGCTGGTGGGGCTCAAGCCGACGCGCGGGCGCGTGAGCCTGGGGCCGGCGCTGGGCGAGGGGTGGAGCGGGTTCTCGTGCCCGGGGTTCGTCACCAGGAGCGTGCGTGACACGGCCGCGGCGCTCGACGCCGTCGAGGGCATGCGCTCCGGCGACCCGTACGGCGCCCCGTCCCTGCCCGGCAGGCTCGCCGACGAGGCGGGCCGGGATCCCGGCAGGTTGCGGATCGGCTTCCTGACCACGCATCCCAGGGGCGACGTGCCGGAGACGCCCGAGCTGACCGAGGCCGTCACCGGGGCCGCCGTGCTGCTGGAGTCGCTCGGCCACGACGTCGCGCCCGGCGGCCCGCACGCGCTGGCGGAGACCGATTTCCCCGTCCACTTCGGCGCGATCGTGGCCGACAACCTGGCCGCGCACGTCGCGGCGCTGGGCGAGCTGCGCGGCAAGCCCGTGGAGCTGGAGGAGCTGGAGCCGCGCAACGCCGCCATGGTGCGGGCGGCGCGCGGGCGCAGCGCCGCCGACCACCTCAGGTCCGTGCAGTGGATGGACGGTTTCCGCCGCCGCATGGCCGCCTGGTGGGACGAGGGTCACGACCTGCTGCTGATGCCGTCGCTGGGCGTGGCGCCGTTCCCGCTGGGCTGGATCCCGCCCGACGACCTCAGCCTCGCCTTCGGCCGCACCGCGCACGCGGTGAGCTTCACCTCGCCGGTGAACGCGACGGGCCAGCCCGCCGTGTCGCTGCCGCTGCACAGGAACGCGGCCGGCCTTCCCGTGGGCGTGCAGCTCGTGGCCGCGGCCGGCCGGGAGGATCTCCTGGTACGGGTGGCGGCACAGATCGAGCAGGTCAGGCCGTTCGAGCACCTGGCCATGCCGTGA
- a CDS encoding YkvA family protein has product MMAKAARAAAAWRTYREVTRPGSPKLTTRLRAIPRMIGAVMRGRYAGLGKGKLAMLGLGVVYLVSPFDVVPDFLMLIGVADDFGVFLWLMASLLGESGRYVEHERHVIQARLEEG; this is encoded by the coding sequence ATGATGGCGAAGGCAGCACGGGCGGCGGCGGCATGGCGGACCTACCGCGAGGTGACCAGGCCCGGGTCGCCCAAACTGACGACCAGGCTCAGGGCGATCCCCCGGATGATCGGCGCGGTGATGCGCGGCCGGTACGCCGGCCTGGGCAAGGGCAAGCTGGCCATGCTCGGCCTCGGCGTGGTCTACCTCGTGTCGCCGTTCGACGTCGTGCCCGACTTCCTCATGCTGATCGGAGTCGCCGACGACTTCGGCGTGTTCCTGTGGCTGATGGCCTCGCTGCTCGGCGAGAGCGGCCGGTACGTGGAGCACGAGCGCCACGTGATCCAGGCCAGGCTGGAGGAGGGTTAG
- a CDS encoding amidohydrolase family protein encodes MTTPLLPDPDPRRRDYVIISADDHLIEPPDLFEGRLPDKYAEAAPKVVETEAGHQVWRYNGATYPCAGIDVGAGLPREQRTLDPIRFEHMRPGCHDIEARVQDMDVAGIWAALCFPGMLAGQAGMPFARTRDQELGLALVKAWNDWHIDVWAGTYPERIVGLQLPWLPDPDVAAKEIRANAARGFKAVVFPEFPTRLRLPSIHTGHWDPFFAACEETGTVVCLHTGDSSWSPVPSPDTPIEAITTLMPTSAMFACADWLWSGVPLRFPSLRILIVEGGVGWLPMLAERADYALDHPVAGEASWEGGIKPSEVLRRNFFFGTLDDHALSGVRLAVGLDHVLQESGYPHSDSTWPDTQKSVARNLGTLPPADIARVAYGNAARLFGHPLPSRAWLRMEEI; translated from the coding sequence GTGACTACGCCGCTGCTCCCCGACCCTGACCCCAGGCGGCGCGACTATGTGATCATCTCAGCCGACGATCACCTGATCGAGCCTCCCGACCTGTTCGAAGGCCGCCTGCCGGACAAATACGCCGAGGCCGCGCCGAAGGTAGTGGAGACGGAGGCGGGTCACCAGGTCTGGCGCTACAACGGCGCGACCTACCCGTGCGCCGGCATCGACGTGGGCGCGGGGCTGCCGCGCGAGCAGCGCACGCTCGACCCGATCCGCTTCGAGCACATGCGCCCCGGCTGCCACGACATCGAGGCCCGCGTCCAGGACATGGACGTCGCCGGCATCTGGGCCGCGCTCTGCTTCCCCGGCATGCTCGCCGGGCAAGCAGGCATGCCGTTCGCCAGGACCCGCGACCAGGAGCTGGGCCTGGCCCTGGTCAAGGCGTGGAACGACTGGCACATCGACGTCTGGGCGGGCACCTACCCCGAGCGGATCGTCGGCCTGCAGCTCCCGTGGCTGCCCGACCCCGACGTGGCGGCCAAGGAGATCCGCGCCAATGCCGCCAGGGGCTTCAAGGCCGTCGTCTTCCCCGAGTTCCCCACCCGGCTGCGGCTGCCCTCGATCCACACCGGCCACTGGGACCCGTTCTTCGCCGCCTGCGAGGAGACCGGCACCGTGGTCTGCCTGCACACCGGCGACTCCTCCTGGTCGCCCGTGCCGTCGCCCGACACGCCCATCGAGGCCATCACCACGCTGATGCCGACCAGCGCCATGTTCGCCTGCGCCGACTGGCTCTGGTCAGGCGTGCCGCTGCGCTTCCCGTCGCTGCGCATCCTCATCGTCGAGGGCGGCGTGGGCTGGCTGCCGATGCTGGCCGAGCGCGCCGACTACGCCCTCGACCACCCGGTCGCCGGGGAGGCGTCGTGGGAGGGCGGCATCAAGCCGAGCGAGGTGCTGCGCCGCAACTTCTTCTTCGGCACGCTCGACGACCACGCCCTGTCGGGGGTGCGGCTCGCGGTCGGCCTCGACCACGTGCTGCAGGAGAGCGGCTATCCCCACTCCGACTCGACCTGGCCCGACACGCAGAAGTCGGTGGCCCGCAACCTCGGCACGCTGCCCCCGGCCGACATCGCCAGGGTCGCCTACGGCAACGCCGCCCGCCTCTTCGGGCACCCGCTGCCGTCGCGGGCCTGGCTGCGGATGGAGGAGATCTAA
- a CDS encoding tyrosine-protein phosphatase, translated as MIRHIEFTNLCNFRDVGGYAAKDGRSVRWRRLYRADSLGWLTGADLTAFRALRVRSVIDLRHPFEVEKAGRVPETEGQLYQNLPIEGRRWDTAAYSEELGVARYLADRYLEVTEDGVANLRTALETIARADNAPVVVHCAAGKDRTGVLTALVLSLAGVSEDDIVADYALTGLATERFVADWTRRHPDAPLWPGFGLAPAEAMRLFLADLAARHGSAEAYVREVLQLSSAAVSELRGHLLTEQISPG; from the coding sequence GTGATCCGCCACATTGAGTTCACCAACCTCTGCAACTTCCGCGACGTAGGTGGATATGCCGCGAAGGACGGGCGCTCCGTCCGATGGCGGCGGCTCTACCGGGCCGACTCGCTGGGCTGGCTGACCGGAGCCGACCTGACCGCCTTCCGGGCGCTGCGCGTGCGCAGCGTCATCGACCTGCGCCACCCGTTCGAGGTCGAGAAGGCCGGACGGGTCCCCGAGACCGAGGGACAGCTCTACCAGAACCTGCCCATCGAAGGGCGCCGCTGGGACACCGCCGCCTACAGCGAGGAGCTGGGCGTCGCCCGCTACCTCGCCGACCGCTACCTGGAGGTCACCGAGGACGGCGTCGCGAACCTCAGGACCGCGCTGGAGACCATCGCGCGGGCCGACAACGCGCCCGTGGTCGTGCACTGCGCGGCGGGCAAGGATCGTACGGGGGTGCTCACCGCGCTCGTCCTGTCGCTGGCGGGGGTGAGCGAGGACGACATCGTGGCGGACTACGCGCTCACCGGACTGGCCACCGAGCGCTTCGTCGCCGACTGGACCAGGCGGCATCCCGACGCGCCCCTGTGGCCGGGGTTCGGGCTCGCGCCCGCCGAGGCCATGCGGCTCTTCCTGGCCGACCTCGCGGCCAGGCACGGCTCCGCCGAGGCGTACGTCAGGGAGGTGCTCCAACTATCCTCCGCGGCGGTCTCCGAACTTCGCGGGCATTTGCTGACTGAACAGATATCGCCGGGGTAG
- a CDS encoding SURF1 family protein codes for MYRFLLTPRWLALHVVVLLVIPAFVFLGRWQFGRFEERSANSERVTANIEAAPVPLERLASAGQQVKEGDRFRRVTVAGTYDAAHELVVRRRPQEGRNGYYVLTPLVTGSGTAVLVNRGWVPAGATADAAPAVPAAPTGQVTVTGRLRPGETEENSGITDRPGLPPGQVLLIDPGKIGQGLSYRLVGGYVELTEQQPTPASAPAPVPEPDVGAGGGLNLAYGVQWWLFIGIALGGWVLLIRRELAERKAQGAKETAGVPEATTPAN; via the coding sequence GTGTACCGGTTCCTGCTGACGCCCAGATGGCTCGCGCTCCACGTCGTGGTGCTCCTGGTCATCCCCGCCTTCGTCTTCCTCGGGCGCTGGCAGTTCGGGCGGTTCGAGGAACGGTCGGCCAACAGCGAGCGGGTGACCGCCAACATCGAGGCCGCGCCCGTGCCGCTGGAGCGCCTCGCGAGCGCGGGGCAGCAGGTCAAGGAGGGCGACCGGTTCCGGCGCGTCACGGTCGCCGGCACGTACGACGCCGCCCACGAGCTCGTCGTACGCCGCCGCCCCCAGGAGGGCCGCAACGGCTACTACGTGCTGACCCCCCTGGTCACCGGCAGCGGCACGGCCGTGCTCGTCAACCGGGGCTGGGTGCCCGCCGGCGCCACCGCCGACGCCGCGCCCGCCGTGCCCGCGGCGCCCACCGGGCAGGTAACTGTAACGGGGCGGCTACGCCCCGGCGAGACCGAGGAGAACAGCGGGATCACCGACCGCCCCGGGCTGCCCCCCGGCCAGGTGCTCCTCATCGACCCCGGCAAGATCGGGCAGGGCCTGTCCTACCGCCTCGTGGGCGGCTACGTCGAGCTGACCGAGCAGCAGCCCACGCCCGCTTCCGCGCCCGCGCCGGTGCCCGAGCCCGACGTCGGCGCGGGGGGCGGGCTCAACCTGGCGTACGGCGTCCAATGGTGGCTGTTCATCGGCATCGCGCTCGGCGGCTGGGTGCTGCTGATCCGGCGCGAGCTCGCGGAGCGGAAGGCTCAGGGGGCCAAGGAGACCGCTGGGGTCCCGGAGGCGACGACACCCGCCAATTAG
- a CDS encoding winged helix-turn-helix transcriptional regulator, with product MNVPFRVNNCSIERTLDIVGEKWTFLVLREAFSGVRRFADMQAITGAPRQVLSARLARLVDEGLLRKEPYREPGQRQRDEYRLTEKGRDLYPLLVALMHWGDKHLSGDEGPPVLLTHRDCGAPIELHFRCADGHEVSGPREVTPVPGEGADVRSA from the coding sequence ATGAACGTTCCCTTCCGGGTGAACAACTGCTCGATCGAGCGCACCCTGGACATCGTCGGGGAGAAGTGGACCTTCCTGGTGCTGCGCGAGGCGTTCAGCGGCGTACGGAGGTTCGCCGACATGCAGGCGATCACCGGCGCCCCCCGCCAGGTGCTCAGCGCCCGCCTGGCCCGGCTGGTCGACGAGGGCCTGCTGCGCAAGGAGCCGTACCGCGAGCCGGGGCAGCGGCAGCGCGACGAGTACCGGCTCACCGAGAAGGGCCGCGACCTGTATCCCCTGCTGGTCGCGCTCATGCACTGGGGCGACAAGCACCTGTCGGGCGACGAGGGCCCGCCGGTGCTCCTCACCCACCGCGACTGCGGCGCCCCCATCGAGCTGCACTTCCGCTGCGCCGACGGCCACGAGGTGAGTGGGCCGCGCGAGGTCACGCCCGTTCCGGGGGAAGGCGCCGACGTCCGGAGCGCCTGA
- a CDS encoding GNAT family N-acetyltransferase — protein sequence MQGTQIRPARPDDEERIRRFLAGLSLHTQTLRFFTGVSKPAPGLVRTLLRVDERRDALVATTECGEIVGHAMSFKGGCADVEIAVVVTDDWQGRGLGPRLVDTLLLRASVRGARTVGMDVLGENRRVLRLVRRLWPEATMKVASGTVEVTAMIDQAGLFAEQGSVATPLTV from the coding sequence ATGCAGGGAACCCAGATCCGCCCGGCCCGTCCCGACGACGAGGAGCGGATCAGACGCTTCCTGGCCGGCCTGTCGCTGCACACGCAGACGCTCCGGTTCTTCACCGGCGTCTCCAAGCCGGCCCCCGGCCTCGTCAGGACGCTGCTCCGCGTGGACGAGCGGCGCGACGCGCTCGTCGCGACCACGGAGTGCGGCGAGATCGTCGGCCACGCCATGAGCTTCAAGGGCGGCTGCGCCGACGTGGAGATCGCCGTGGTGGTGACGGACGACTGGCAGGGGCGCGGGCTGGGCCCGAGGCTGGTGGACACGCTGCTCCTGCGGGCCTCCGTGCGCGGTGCCAGGACCGTCGGCATGGACGTCCTGGGCGAGAACCGGCGGGTGCTCAGGCTCGTCCGCCGGCTCTGGCCGGAGGCCACGATGAAGGTGGCTTCCGGGACGGTCGAGGTGACCGCTATGATCGATCAGGCTGGCCTATTTGCGGAACAAGGTTCTGTTGCCACACCATTGACAGTGTGA
- a CDS encoding TetR/AcrR family transcriptional regulator — translation MKSVKNGRDGRTRIIEGALRRFSQDGVSATTLASLREESGVSVGSFYHHFASKEHVFGVLYGEILDAYQAAFLAELVRHEEARDGIEAIVAFHMRWAGEHPERARLLISERPPRKNEPGGAEVAEARRAFFRQVSDWWRPHMKNGRLQPVHATMCYVLWLGPAQEMCRLWFAGAHTPTEEEIKGLGEAAWQSLRQRAE, via the coding sequence GTGAAGAGTGTCAAGAACGGACGCGACGGCCGCACCCGCATCATCGAGGGCGCCCTCCGCCGTTTCAGCCAGGACGGCGTCTCCGCCACCACCCTGGCCAGCCTCCGTGAGGAAAGCGGCGTCAGCGTCGGCAGCTTCTACCACCACTTCGCCAGCAAGGAGCACGTCTTCGGCGTGCTGTACGGCGAGATCCTCGACGCCTACCAGGCGGCCTTCCTGGCCGAGCTGGTCCGCCACGAGGAGGCCCGCGACGGCATCGAGGCCATCGTGGCCTTCCACATGCGGTGGGCGGGCGAGCACCCCGAGCGGGCCAGGCTGCTGATCAGCGAGCGCCCGCCGCGCAAGAACGAGCCGGGCGGAGCCGAGGTGGCGGAGGCGCGGCGCGCGTTCTTCCGCCAGGTCTCCGACTGGTGGCGGCCGCACATGAAGAACGGCCGGCTGCAGCCCGTCCACGCGACCATGTGTTACGTGTTGTGGCTGGGGCCGGCGCAGGAGATGTGCCGGCTGTGGTTCGCGGGAGCGCACACCCCGACGGAGGAAGAGATCAAGGGGCTGGGTGAGGCGGCCTGGCAGAGCCTGCGCCAGCGGGCGGAATGA
- a CDS encoding NAD(P)-dependent oxidoreductase — MRRPRALVLPTLPESALARLGEIADLTEVPARPSLGFTDEQLADLVIETGATVLITDGDQVRTSVLGLHLDVVASMGPPASVDLALAAERGVTVLHAPERDSEAVAELTLALLFAVSRNIVSADREVRRGRVYHAPVHQSRVPPAQRHRGRRLTGRTFGIVGLGRVGRALRWRCEGLGMKVIVCDPFVAEATHTLPGLLAEADVVSLHVPLTEETRGFFGYPEFGAMRPGSIYLNTSRGALHDLRALVDALREGQVGGAGLDHFEGEWLDRAHPLTRLPNVVLTPRLGEATGESREELAETLVEDIARLLRGERPAHAYVPV; from the coding sequence GTGAGACGACCTCGGGCGCTGGTGCTGCCCACCTTGCCGGAGAGCGCGCTCGCCCGCCTGGGCGAGATCGCCGATCTGACCGAGGTTCCCGCACGACCGAGCCTCGGCTTCACCGACGAGCAACTGGCCGACCTGGTCATCGAGACGGGCGCGACCGTGCTCATCACCGACGGCGACCAGGTGCGCACGTCGGTGCTCGGCCTGCACCTGGACGTCGTGGCCAGCATGGGGCCGCCGGCGAGCGTGGACCTGGCGCTGGCGGCCGAGCGCGGCGTGACCGTCCTGCACGCCCCCGAGCGCGACTCGGAGGCGGTGGCCGAGCTGACGCTCGCGCTGCTGTTCGCGGTGAGCAGGAACATCGTCAGTGCCGACCGCGAGGTGCGCAGGGGGCGGGTCTACCACGCTCCCGTCCACCAGAGCAGGGTGCCTCCGGCGCAGCGCCACCGCGGCCGCAGGCTCACCGGGCGCACGTTCGGCATCGTCGGCCTGGGCCGGGTCGGCAGGGCGCTGCGCTGGCGGTGCGAGGGCCTGGGCATGAAGGTGATCGTCTGCGACCCGTTCGTGGCCGAGGCCACGCACACGCTGCCCGGGCTGCTCGCCGAGGCCGACGTGGTCTCCCTGCACGTGCCGCTGACCGAGGAGACGCGGGGGTTCTTCGGCTACCCCGAGTTCGGCGCGATGCGGCCGGGGTCGATCTACCTCAACACCTCCCGCGGAGCGCTGCACGACCTGCGGGCGCTGGTCGACGCGCTGCGCGAGGGACAGGTGGGCGGCGCCGGGCTCGACCACTTCGAGGGCGAGTGGCTCGACCGGGCCCATCCCCTGACCCGGCTGCCGAACGTGGTGCTCACCCCCAGGCTGGGCGAGGCCACGGGGGAGAGCCGGGAGGAGCTGGCGGAGACGCTGGTGGAGGACATCGCGCGGCTGCTGCGCGGGGAGCGGCCCGCGCACGCGTACGTGCCGGTGTGA
- a CDS encoding DUF7059 domain-containing protein, with translation MERLRHHLLDTGYTIDGVRERLGSMAASALAREELVPALRATADGDALGTLIRLWWLGVPVPAKSVGPEVLDSGLVEADGDQVAATVHLQPWETGGFLVSDRKVRPGDPALRLDHVVGAGGASANLAQLVTRRPVGRALDLGTGCGVQVLHLAGRAERITATDLNPRALQLARLSWELSGVSGVDARAGSMFEPVEGELFDLVVSNPPFVIAPARAGKLTYRESGREGDDFCRDLVRRAPLHLNPGGQAHFLANWLHVEGEDWHDRVGGWLGETGCDAWVVQRDVQDPAEYVELWLRDAAEQGTSAYTEHYDRWLAWFDERRIEGIGFGWITMRNSGTLDPVVRVEHLAHQVSLPVGDYVDSVIDAIATAHRARGLDAALLRTADGLLDERVGLPGAEDPIRIVLRQTQGLRRSREVGTVEAALAGVCDGELALGPLLNVIAELVGDGEIPDSDAVRPLIAEGYFLL, from the coding sequence GTGGAACGACTGCGCCATCACCTGCTCGACACCGGATACACGATCGACGGCGTGCGCGAACGCCTGGGCAGCATGGCGGCCTCGGCGCTGGCCCGCGAGGAACTGGTACCGGCTCTGCGCGCCACCGCCGACGGCGATGCGCTGGGCACCCTGATCAGGCTGTGGTGGCTCGGCGTCCCCGTCCCGGCCAAGTCCGTGGGGCCCGAGGTGCTCGACTCCGGGCTGGTCGAGGCCGATGGCGACCAGGTCGCCGCCACCGTGCACCTCCAGCCCTGGGAGACCGGCGGTTTCCTCGTCTCCGACAGGAAGGTGCGGCCGGGCGACCCCGCGCTGCGGCTCGACCACGTGGTGGGGGCGGGCGGTGCCTCGGCCAACCTGGCCCAGCTCGTCACCCGCCGCCCGGTGGGACGCGCGCTCGACCTGGGCACCGGGTGCGGGGTGCAGGTGCTGCACCTGGCAGGGCGGGCCGAGCGGATCACGGCCACCGATCTCAACCCCCGCGCGCTGCAGCTGGCCAGGCTGAGCTGGGAGCTGTCCGGGGTGAGCGGCGTGGACGCGCGCGCGGGCTCGATGTTCGAGCCGGTCGAGGGGGAGCTGTTCGACCTGGTCGTGAGCAACCCGCCGTTCGTCATCGCGCCGGCCCGCGCGGGCAAGCTGACCTACCGCGAGTCGGGCCGCGAGGGCGACGACTTCTGCCGCGACCTCGTCCGCCGCGCGCCGCTCCACCTCAACCCCGGCGGCCAGGCCCACTTCCTGGCCAACTGGCTGCACGTCGAGGGGGAGGACTGGCACGACCGCGTGGGCGGCTGGCTGGGCGAGACCGGCTGCGACGCCTGGGTGGTGCAGCGCGACGTGCAGGACCCGGCCGAGTACGTCGAGCTGTGGCTCAGGGACGCGGCCGAGCAGGGCACGAGCGCGTACACCGAGCACTACGACCGGTGGCTGGCCTGGTTCGACGAGCGGCGGATCGAGGGCATCGGGTTCGGCTGGATCACGATGCGCAACTCCGGCACGCTCGACCCCGTCGTACGCGTCGAGCACCTGGCCCACCAGGTCTCGCTGCCGGTCGGCGACTACGTCGACTCCGTGATCGACGCGATCGCCACCGCGCACCGGGCGCGAGGGCTGGACGCCGCGCTGCTGCGCACCGCCGACGGGCTGCTCGACGAGCGCGTCGGCCTGCCGGGCGCCGAGGACCCGATCCGCATCGTCCTGCGCCAGACGCAGGGGCTGCGGCGCAGCAGGGAGGTCGGCACGGTGGAGGCCGCGCTGGCCGGGGTGTGCGACGGCGAGCTGGCCCTCGGGCCGCTGCTGAACGTGATCGCCGAGCTGGTCGGAGACGGGGAGATCCCCGACTCCGACGCGGTCAGGCCGCTGATCGCGGAGGGCTACTTCCTCCTTTAA